TTTTTGATCAGAACGGGGCGCAAAAAATTGTCCATGGTTCCGACCACCAGAGCCCAGACGAGAAGAAGTGTGCCCCAGCCTGTGCTGCCGGTCCAGTAGAGCCAGATCACAGCAGGGATCATCACGAGCAGCGGACCGACCTGGGCGATAGCCGTCATGAATATCAACGCCGTGAGGATGGCGGCAAAAGGAACTCCGGCGATGGCGAGTCCTATACCGCCCAGGACCGACTGAGCCAGGGCGGTCACAACGACTCCAAGAGCGACGCCTCGCACGGCTTGACCAGCCAAAAGGATCATATTCTCCCCCCGTGCTCCCGCTAAGCGGCGTCCAAAACGCCTCATCCTCGATGCCGCATGCTCACCCCGGGCATAAAGAAGTGCTGAAAACACCACGGTCAGGAGGAATTGCAGGACCAGGCTCCCGAAGCCACCCACTTCCGTGATGAACCACCGGATGGCGCTGCCCCCGTATGGGGCCAGCTTCCTCATGAACTCCTGTATTCCCATCACGGCAGCCTTTTCCCATGCCACCATAAGGTTAGAACCAAGGAAAGGCACCTTACCCACCCAGGCAGGCGGAGGCGGCACCTCAAATTCGGACAGAAACCTGACCCACCCGGCTATCCGATCGGCGTTGGACACAATGGTGCTGATGGCCAACCAGAGAGGTACCACCAGGACGCAGAGAAGGACCACAGTCATCACCGCCACTGCCAATGAGCGCCGTCCCCAGAGCCGGCCCTGGATTAAGATCATCAACGGCCAGGTCGCCGTCACGATCGTCACCGCCCAAATCGCAGCCCCCAGGAACGGTTTGAAAATCCAGAGCGAC
This region of Desulforhabdus amnigena genomic DNA includes:
- the ydiK gene encoding AI-2E family transporter YdiK, with translation MTKPRDDITRIFLAVLFLGALIGTSLWIFKPFLGAAIWAVTIVTATWPLMILIQGRLWGRRSLAVAVMTVVLLCVLVVPLWLAISTIVSNADRIAGWVRFLSEFEVPPPPAWVGKVPFLGSNLMVAWEKAAVMGIQEFMRKLAPYGGSAIRWFITEVGGFGSLVLQFLLTVVFSALLYARGEHAASRMRRFGRRLAGARGENMILLAGQAVRGVALGVVVTALAQSVLGGIGLAIAGVPFAAILTALIFMTAIAQVGPLLVMIPAVIWLYWTGSTGWGTLLLVWALVVGTMDNFLRPVLIKKGADLPLLLIFSGVVGGLIAFGLIGIFVGPVVLAVGHTLLSAWIDEEIVEGDSSPEQES